In Macadamia integrifolia cultivar HAES 741 chromosome 13, SCU_Mint_v3, whole genome shotgun sequence, one DNA window encodes the following:
- the LOC122058896 gene encoding protein FATTY ACID EXPORT 5-like, translated as MHDFCFTIPYGLIMVVGGLIGYLKKGSTVSLAGGLGTGSLLLLAGYVSLKSFGKRRNSYFSLFLETGCAFTVTYVMGQRYIQTSKIMPAGIVAAISAFMAGFYVYKIASGGNHFSSESESKSK; from the exons ATGCACGATTTTTGTTTTACGATCCCTTATGGTTTGATCATGGTTGTTGGAGGGCTTATTGGATACTTGAAGAAGGGTAGTACGGTTTCCTTGGCTGGAGGACTGGGTACAGGATCTCTGCTCCTTCTTGCGGGTtatgtgtctctcaaatcatttGGAAAGCGAAGGAATTCTTATTTCTCCTTGTTTCTCGAGACAG GTTGTGCATTCACAGTAACTTATGTCATGGGGCAGCGGTACATCCAAACCTCCAAGATAATGCCTGCTGGAATTGTTGCTGCTATCAG TGCTTTTATGGCTGGATTCTATGTGTACAAGATTGCAAGTGGTGGGAACCATTTTTCATCCGAGTCTGAGTCCAAGTCTAAATGA